In the Agromyces flavus genome, GGCCTCAGCGCGCGGGTTCGGGGCGTGGATGGAACGCACCGGCGCAGTTCCGGCCGATCCGGCGGTCCGGCTGCGCGCGCCCAGGGCCAATCGCACCCTCCCGCGGGTGGTCGCCGCTCCCGCGGTCGGGGAGCTCCTCGCCGGCCTGGGCGCGAGGGCCCAGGACGGAGACCCGGTTCACGTCCGGGATCTCGCGATCGTCGAACTGCTCTACGCGTGCGGACTCCGCGTCTCGGAATTGGTCGGGCTCGACGTCGACGACATCGACCGCGGCAACCGGACGGTCCGCGTCGTGGGCAAGGGAGCCAAGGAGCGGGTCGTCCCGTACGGCGCACCCGCTGCGGCGGCGCTCGACCGCTACCTCGACCACGCCAGGCGGGTGCTCCTCACCGCGGCGAGCGGCGACGGCGGACGATCAGCCGGGCCGGCCGATGGCACCCGCGCCGCGTTCCTCGGCGTGCGCGGCGGGCGGCTCGGCGTCCGGAGCGTGCACCGGCTCGTCGCCGACCTGCTTCGGGACGTCCCGGGCTCGGGTCCGGCCGGACCGCACGCCTTCCGGCACAGCGCGGCCACGCACCTGCTCGACGGCGGCGCCGACCTGCGCGCCGTCCAGGAGTTCCTGGGCCACGCGAGCCTGGGCACCACGCAGATCTACACCCACGTCTCCGCCGAGCGGCTCAAGCAGACGTATCGGACCGCGCACCCGCGCGCGTGACCGGTGCGATGCCCGATCGGGGCACGACTCAGTCGGCGAGCGGGAGGAGCACTGCGCGCGGGACGCCCCCGAGGAACAGCATGGGCGAGACGTACTCGCCGTGCACGCGGACGCCGAAGTGTACGCACCGAGCATCGCAGTGGCCGCCGGAGCTGACGACGCCGATCGGCTCGCCTTCGGCGACCGCGACCCCTGCGGTCACG is a window encoding:
- a CDS encoding tyrosine recombinase XerC encodes the protein MTDADGSGSLRAPRASAVVPLDSLVDRYLDHVRVERGYSPHTVAAYASDLADLVVFAESRGVRAQTGLDLDLLRDWLWVATERGSARATIARRAASARGFGAWMERTGAVPADPAVRLRAPRANRTLPRVVAAPAVGELLAGLGARAQDGDPVHVRDLAIVELLYACGLRVSELVGLDVDDIDRGNRTVRVVGKGAKERVVPYGAPAAAALDRYLDHARRVLLTAASGDGGRSAGPADGTRAAFLGVRGGRLGVRSVHRLVADLLRDVPGSGPAGPHAFRHSAATHLLDGGADLRAVQEFLGHASLGTTQIYTHVSAERLKQTYRTAHPRA